A part of Citrifermentans bremense genomic DNA contains:
- a CDS encoding choice-of-anchor D domain-containing protein: MSRRFLQHICLAFAAAVLFLGTGTAQAAPYTAPGYTPDYYETPNWANSPPLRKFVDTLPGLDAGAKNNLGQYIPVAIPDTTSYPGSDYYELELDEYSEQMHSDLPPTKLRGYRQVNTTDPNVSSFHYLGPLIIATKDRPVRVKFINALPNGSAGDLFLPVDTTIMGSGEGPNCAPADPMDPMSPMNCEMYTQNRADLHLHGGRTPWISDGTPHQWITPAGEATNYKQGVSVVNVPDMWFKADGTMITEATFPGSNCAGSTTCAEPGAVNNPGDGAQTYYWTNQQSSRLMFYHDHSSGITRLNVYVGEAAGYLLQDDVEKALVNGGTVNGRTFKAGTIPADQIPLIIQDKTFVDGDPASPTYVKKTDPLWNWGTGPLSATPNAKGVFEREANTGDLWWPHVYMPAENPFNPDLSGMNSYGRWFYGPWFYPATPVCGDNGAQLPMCIAKGPVANPYYDPTCDPAVTGFCQPPLIPGTPDTSWGAEAFLDTMVVNGTAYPKLAVDPKPYRLRILNAAHDRFLNLQLYQADTNVPKGCPTCADNSEVKMVPALEMPAYPNWPADAREGGVPDPALRGPAFIQVGSEGGLLPAPVVLPNQPVSWNLDPTTFNFGNVNGGTLIMGPAERADVIVDFSKYAGKTLILYNDAPTAFPALVPQYNYYTGAPDRTDMGGIAGTPIGFGPNIRTVMQIVVSGSGGSAPPDDYNPAMLTELQNAFKTTPTEAGAFSLSQDPIIVGQTAYNETYNKLFPATWPNWGVSRITDTSISFKQPDGTLMENFPMMPKAIHDEMGASFDEFGRMAAKLGLELPFTNAATANFVLQNYVDPVTEHLTPGGMQVWKISHNGVDSHPIHFHLFDVQILNRVSWDGIIRLPDANELGWKDTIRVSPLEDTIVALRPVTPQVPFPLPDSIRPLNPSVPIGSDMGFSQSDPKNGGNLGGAMVNQMYNFGHEYVWHCHILSHEENDMMRPMSFLVPPAAPATLAAVNNGPNVDVSFKDNSASETSFELQISNDPSFQAGVSTQPVAASVPASKFGETMQVSVNPALGTYYRVQAIDDYTPAAPASYTPDWKAATSRSSWSNIATVAAIPIALTSPASLAFGNQPFGTASAEKTVTLENGGRSDLAIASVTLAGANPGEFAVSANNCGATLAPAATCSISVTFNPTVAAAASASLTVNSDDPARPALAVPVSGTGIASALATLSPLQLVFDPQPVATTSAAKTISLSNTGNQDLAVSAIRLTGGTVADFNVTHDCPVTLTPAASCTISVTATPSRAGTVLADLAIDTQSPAAATSVIPLSVTGTAPIAVANPAALDFGSQFAKSASLPKQVVISNAGTAPLTVSGIGFAGTNTGDFSQTSNCGSAPIAVGASCSVDVSFTPQGLGSRTAALAVATSDPATPLVSVALAGTGVAPVASVTPTTLSYGNVLVNTASLSQTVTVSNASSTTALQISGITLTGADPTHFTLASSCGASVAPGGSCSVAVSFTPLAEGAKSAALTVVSNDPFNGTPAGTFSVPVTGLGTTITLSSQALYFGPQVLNNSSSSQVVSILNTSDLPMTISNIALTGANPGDFTQTNNCPASLNGGRSCTINIRFRPTAPGARSASLSIFDSAAGSPQSIPISGTGLLGPAATLNPTSINFGNVTRGSTSQAQTITLTSSGGVPLKISSISLGGDSPGSFTLVNNDCPIGALGLASGSSCTVSVAFAPNRGTGSRQATVNFTDNANNGTSTQRVTLVGVAQ; the protein is encoded by the coding sequence ATGAGCAGGCGATTCTTGCAGCACATCTGCCTCGCGTTTGCCGCCGCTGTCCTCTTTCTAGGCACCGGCACCGCGCAGGCTGCACCCTACACGGCACCAGGCTACACGCCGGATTACTACGAGACACCGAACTGGGCCAATTCACCCCCCCTGCGCAAGTTCGTGGACACGCTCCCCGGCCTGGACGCTGGCGCTAAGAACAACCTCGGGCAGTACATCCCGGTGGCCATCCCCGACACCACGAGCTATCCCGGTTCCGATTACTACGAACTGGAGCTGGATGAGTACTCCGAGCAGATGCACTCCGACCTTCCGCCGACCAAGCTGCGGGGGTATCGCCAGGTCAACACCACCGACCCCAACGTTAGCTCGTTCCACTACCTGGGGCCGCTGATCATTGCGACCAAGGACCGCCCGGTCCGCGTCAAGTTCATCAACGCCCTTCCCAACGGCAGCGCCGGTGACCTCTTCCTGCCGGTGGACACCACCATTATGGGATCGGGCGAGGGGCCCAACTGTGCCCCCGCCGACCCCATGGACCCGATGAGCCCCATGAACTGCGAGATGTACACCCAAAACCGCGCCGATCTGCACCTGCACGGCGGGCGCACCCCCTGGATCAGCGACGGCACCCCGCACCAGTGGATCACCCCCGCAGGAGAGGCCACGAACTACAAGCAGGGGGTGAGTGTGGTCAACGTCCCCGACATGTGGTTCAAGGCCGACGGCACCATGATCACCGAGGCGACCTTCCCCGGCTCCAACTGCGCCGGCTCCACCACCTGTGCTGAGCCGGGTGCCGTTAACAACCCCGGCGACGGAGCCCAGACCTACTACTGGACCAACCAGCAGAGCTCCAGGCTCATGTTCTACCACGACCACTCCTCCGGCATCACCCGCCTGAACGTCTACGTCGGCGAGGCGGCGGGGTACCTTTTGCAGGACGACGTAGAAAAGGCGCTGGTAAACGGCGGCACGGTGAACGGGCGCACCTTCAAGGCGGGGACCATACCCGCCGACCAGATCCCGCTCATCATCCAGGACAAGACCTTCGTCGACGGCGACCCCGCAAGCCCCACCTACGTGAAGAAGACCGACCCGCTCTGGAACTGGGGGACCGGACCGCTTTCCGCGACCCCCAACGCCAAGGGTGTCTTCGAGCGCGAGGCCAACACGGGAGACCTCTGGTGGCCCCACGTCTACATGCCGGCTGAGAACCCCTTCAACCCGGACCTTTCCGGCATGAACAGCTACGGGCGCTGGTTCTACGGCCCCTGGTTCTACCCGGCGACGCCGGTCTGCGGCGACAACGGCGCGCAGCTCCCCATGTGCATAGCGAAAGGGCCCGTCGCGAACCCCTACTACGACCCGACCTGCGATCCTGCCGTGACCGGCTTCTGCCAGCCGCCGCTCATCCCGGGGACCCCGGACACCTCCTGGGGCGCCGAGGCGTTCCTCGACACCATGGTGGTCAACGGCACCGCTTACCCGAAGCTCGCCGTCGACCCGAAGCCGTACCGGCTGCGCATCCTGAACGCGGCCCACGACCGGTTCCTCAACCTGCAGCTTTACCAGGCTGACACGAACGTTCCCAAGGGTTGCCCCACCTGCGCCGACAACAGCGAGGTGAAGATGGTCCCGGCGCTGGAGATGCCGGCTTACCCGAACTGGCCGGCCGACGCGAGGGAGGGGGGAGTTCCCGACCCGGCCTTGCGCGGACCCGCCTTCATCCAGGTGGGTAGCGAGGGGGGGCTGCTCCCCGCGCCGGTGGTGCTTCCCAACCAGCCGGTCTCCTGGAACCTCGACCCGACCACCTTCAACTTCGGCAACGTGAACGGCGGCACCCTGATCATGGGACCGGCCGAGCGCGCCGACGTCATCGTCGACTTCTCCAAGTACGCAGGGAAGACCCTGATCCTCTACAACGACGCCCCCACCGCCTTCCCGGCGCTGGTGCCGCAGTACAACTACTACACCGGCGCTCCGGACCGCACCGACATGGGTGGCATCGCCGGAACCCCGATAGGCTTCGGCCCCAACATCCGCACCGTGATGCAGATCGTCGTCTCCGGCTCCGGCGGCAGCGCCCCCCCCGACGACTACAACCCGGCCATGCTGACCGAGCTGCAGAACGCGTTCAAGACCACGCCGACCGAGGCCGGCGCGTTCTCGCTCTCCCAGGACCCGATCATCGTGGGGCAGACCGCCTACAACGAGACCTACAACAAGCTCTTCCCGGCCACCTGGCCCAACTGGGGCGTTTCGAGGATCACCGACACCTCGATCAGCTTCAAACAGCCCGACGGCACCCTGATGGAAAACTTCCCCATGATGCCCAAGGCGATCCACGACGAGATGGGGGCCTCCTTCGACGAGTTCGGCCGCATGGCGGCGAAGCTCGGCCTGGAGCTTCCCTTCACCAACGCGGCGACCGCCAACTTCGTGCTGCAAAACTACGTCGATCCGGTAACCGAGCACCTGACGCCGGGGGGGATGCAGGTCTGGAAGATCTCCCATAACGGCGTCGATTCGCACCCGATCCACTTCCACCTGTTCGACGTGCAGATCCTGAACCGCGTCTCCTGGGACGGCATCATCAGGCTCCCCGACGCGAACGAACTCGGCTGGAAGGACACCATCAGGGTGAGCCCCCTGGAGGACACCATCGTCGCGCTGCGCCCGGTCACCCCGCAGGTGCCGTTCCCGCTTCCCGACAGCATCCGTCCGCTCAACCCGTCGGTTCCGATCGGCTCCGACATGGGCTTCTCGCAGTCCGATCCCAAAAACGGCGGCAACCTGGGCGGCGCCATGGTGAACCAGATGTACAACTTCGGGCACGAGTACGTCTGGCACTGCCACATCCTCTCCCACGAGGAAAACGACATGATGCGCCCCATGTCCTTCCTGGTCCCCCCGGCGGCACCGGCGACACTCGCCGCCGTCAATAACGGCCCGAACGTCGACGTCTCCTTCAAGGACAACTCGGCCAGCGAGACGAGCTTCGAGCTGCAGATCAGCAACGACCCCAGCTTCCAGGCGGGGGTATCCACCCAGCCGGTTGCCGCTAGCGTACCCGCGTCGAAGTTCGGCGAGACCATGCAGGTATCCGTTAACCCTGCGCTCGGCACCTACTACAGGGTGCAGGCGATCGACGACTACACCCCGGCCGCCCCGGCAAGCTACACCCCGGACTGGAAGGCGGCCACCAGCCGCTCCTCCTGGTCCAACATCGCCACGGTGGCGGCCATCCCGATCGCCCTCACCTCGCCGGCCTCCCTTGCCTTCGGGAACCAGCCCTTCGGGACGGCCAGCGCGGAAAAGACCGTCACGCTCGAAAACGGCGGCAGGTCGGACCTCGCCATCGCCTCCGTCACTTTGGCCGGCGCGAACCCCGGCGAGTTCGCCGTGAGCGCCAACAACTGCGGCGCGACGCTTGCGCCCGCAGCTACCTGCAGCATAAGCGTCACCTTCAACCCGACCGTGGCGGCTGCAGCAAGCGCCTCGCTCACCGTCAACAGCGACGACCCCGCACGGCCGGCGCTTGCCGTCCCGGTCTCCGGCACCGGCATCGCCTCGGCGCTGGCGACGCTCTCACCGCTCCAGCTGGTTTTTGATCCGCAGCCGGTCGCGACCACGAGCGCCGCAAAGACGATCTCCCTGTCGAACACCGGCAACCAGGACCTCGCCGTCTCGGCGATACGCCTGACCGGCGGAACCGTGGCCGACTTCAACGTCACCCACGACTGCCCGGTTACCCTCACACCGGCAGCGAGCTGCACCATAAGCGTCACCGCCACCCCGAGCCGCGCCGGGACAGTCCTGGCCGACCTTGCCATCGACACCCAGAGCCCGGCGGCGGCAACCTCGGTCATACCGCTGAGCGTGACGGGGACCGCACCGATTGCTGTGGCCAACCCGGCAGCGCTTGACTTCGGCAGCCAGTTCGCCAAGAGCGCAAGCTTGCCCAAACAGGTGGTCATCTCCAACGCCGGCACGGCGCCGCTTACCGTAAGCGGCATCGGTTTCGCCGGGACCAACACGGGAGACTTCTCCCAGACCAGCAACTGCGGCAGCGCTCCCATTGCTGTCGGAGCCTCCTGCAGCGTCGACGTCAGCTTCACCCCGCAGGGACTCGGCAGCCGCACCGCCGCACTCGCCGTAGCCACCAGCGACCCGGCAACGCCGCTTGTAAGCGTGGCACTGGCCGGAACCGGCGTGGCGCCGGTTGCGAGCGTCACCCCGACAACGCTCTCCTACGGCAACGTCCTGGTCAACACGGCGAGCCTTTCCCAGACGGTGACCGTCTCCAACGCGAGCTCCACCACCGCGCTGCAGATAAGCGGCATCACCCTGACCGGCGCCGACCCGACCCACTTCACCCTGGCCAGCAGCTGCGGCGCCTCTGTCGCCCCGGGCGGCAGCTGCAGCGTCGCGGTCAGCTTCACACCGCTTGCCGAGGGTGCGAAGAGCGCTGCGCTCACCGTGGTCAGCAACGATCCCTTCAACGGAACCCCGGCCGGCACCTTCTCGGTCCCCGTGACCGGTCTGGGCACCACCATAACGCTCAGTTCCCAGGCGCTTTACTTCGGGCCCCAGGTGCTGAACAACAGCAGCTCGTCGCAGGTGGTCTCCATTCTCAACACGAGCGATCTGCCGATGACCATAAGCAACATAGCTCTTACCGGCGCGAACCCCGGCGACTTCACCCAGACCAACAACTGCCCGGCGAGCCTGAACGGCGGCCGTTCCTGCACCATCAACATCAGGTTCAGGCCGACGGCGCCGGGAGCGCGCTCCGCGTCTTTGTCCATCTTCGACAGCGCCGCGGGGAGCCCGCAGAGCATCCCCATCAGCGGCACCGGGCTCCTGGGACCCGCGGCCACGCTGAACCCGACCTCGATCAACTTCGGCAACGTCACCCGGGGCTCGACCAGCCAGGCTCAGACCATCACGCTCACCTCCAGCGGTGGGGTGCCTCTCAAGATCAGCAGCATCTCGCTGGGCGGTGACTCCCCCGGCTCGTTCACCCTGGTCAACAACGACTGCCCGATCGGCGCCCTCGGCCTGGCCTCCGGGTCTAGCTGCACGGTGAGCGTAGCCTTTGCCCCCAACAGGGGGACCGGCAGCCGGCAGGCCACGGTGAATTTCACCGACAACGCCAACAACGGCACCAGCACCCAGCGCGTCACGCTGGTGGGCGTAGCACAGTAA
- a CDS encoding sensor domain-containing diguanylate cyclase, with product MYLSKQSYKKIIDDLRDGLYIVDREGKIVFWNRAAERISGFSAEEVVSKRCADNILCHVDDQGQNLCNNCCPLVSTISSGAVNDAELYLHHKNGHRIPVSVRVVPLTDDKGEVIGGVEMFSDSSNKTANELRLQELEKLALLDELTQLANRRYLERELEARLEEMSRYDIPFGVLFMDLDDFKKVNDELGHDTGDRVLSFVGRTLSANSRPFDLYGRWGGEEFVGIVRNVSAGNLKHMGQRLRKLVEKSFLLVGEERLRVTISIGATMALPGDTIQSLLQRADLLMYQSKAAGKNRLTIG from the coding sequence GTGTACCTGAGCAAGCAGTCCTACAAAAAGATCATCGACGATCTGCGAGACGGGCTCTACATCGTGGATCGTGAAGGGAAAATCGTCTTCTGGAACCGCGCTGCGGAGCGCATCTCGGGCTTCAGCGCCGAGGAGGTGGTCTCCAAGCGCTGCGCGGACAACATCCTTTGCCATGTGGACGACCAGGGGCAGAACCTCTGCAACAACTGTTGTCCGCTGGTGTCGACCATCTCTTCCGGAGCGGTCAATGACGCCGAACTCTACCTGCACCACAAGAACGGGCATCGGATCCCGGTTTCGGTGCGGGTGGTCCCTTTGACCGACGACAAGGGAGAGGTGATCGGCGGCGTGGAGATGTTCTCGGACAGCAGCAACAAGACGGCAAACGAGCTTCGGTTGCAGGAATTGGAAAAGCTCGCCCTTCTGGATGAACTGACCCAGCTTGCCAACCGCCGCTACCTGGAACGAGAGCTCGAAGCCCGGCTCGAGGAGATGAGCCGCTACGACATCCCGTTCGGGGTGCTGTTCATGGATCTCGACGATTTCAAGAAGGTGAACGACGAGCTGGGCCACGACACCGGTGACCGCGTGCTGAGCTTCGTGGGAAGAACCTTGAGCGCGAACTCCCGCCCCTTCGACCTCTATGGCCGCTGGGGCGGCGAGGAATTCGTGGGGATCGTGCGCAACGTCTCCGCCGGGAACCTGAAACACATGGGGCAGCGTCTGCGCAAGCTGGTGGAGAAATCGTTCCTGCTGGTGGGGGAGGAGAGGCTCAGGGTGACCATCTCCATCGGCGCCACCATGGCGCTTCCCGGCGACACGATCCAGTCGCTTTTGCAGCGCGCCGACCTGTTGATGTACCAGAGCAAGGCCGCTGGGAAAAACCGCCTCACCATCGGTTGA